TATCTTAATTGTTCGCCTCAGACAATCATACGGATGGCTTGCGAGATCGAGACTGTACTCGGGATAAATTTTGAATCAGGCATCGAAGACCGGAGAAAATGGTATCGGATTAATAGCTCCAAAAAGAGCAGCCTTGGACTCGATTTCGAAGAATTGCGCTACCTGAGCTTGTGCAGAGACCTTTCAAGCGGTATATTGCCGGAGACAGTATTAAGCCGTATCGATGACACTATCTTGCGTCTATCTGTAAGCATGGCAGACCAAAGTGGTGCTAGTCAATTGTCATTCTTTTCCAAAGGGCGGATAGATTACACTCCTCATATTGGGAATATCGGAAAACTCATCATGGCGGCGGAAAATAGACTGGTGTGCATTGTGCAGTATGTAGCTTCGATGAGGACAGAGCCTATAGAGCATCGCTTTTTACCAGGGCGAATAGTCAGCATGAGTAATGCTCTATATGTTTTAGGGGTCGGTCTTAGCCGTGATATGGCAGAGATAAAGCATCCCACAAACTTTGCGATTCACCGCATAAAGGACATTGTCCTGACTGATAGGCAGGTTGATATTGAGATGCCTGAATACAAGCCAGAGGTTTTTGGCCTGCCATGGCACGAACCAAAGACTTTCAAGGTGCGGTTCAAAAGCGGCAAGTCTGCGGAGTATATGAAAGAAAGAATCTGGTCGGAAGAGCAGACGCTGACCGACACAGATGACGGCGGTGTAATACTGGAACTGACAACCCAAAGCGAGCCTGAGCTTCAGGCGTGGGTACGCAGTTTCGGTGAGGATGCGGAGATTGTATAGGTGCTCGTAGCGGCGTGACTCGGACAGCGTAGCGTTTTCCCGTCGGACACCGTAGCGGAAACATTCGGACACCATAGCGGCCGCCGGACAGTCTATCGGTGCTCGGACAGCGTAGCGCTCGCCGGACACTGTATCGGCCGTCGGACACCGTAGCGGAACTCGGACACTTCCCGCCAGCAAGGTTAACCTTTAAACTGTCCTCCAATAATAAGTTGGAGGCAAATATGACGAGGTTAACAATGAGCGAGATCAAAGAGGTAATACGCCTAAGATACATAAACCAGCTTTCCATCCGTCAGATATCGGTATCCACCGGAATCCCTAAGTCAATGGTATCAGACTATGTGAACCGTTTCCGTATAACTGGTCTTAAAGCTGAGGAACTGTCGTCGGTTTCCGAAGATGAACTGTACAGCCGTCTTTTTCCGGAAAGGTCAATGCCTTTGAAGCGAACCTTTCCAATGCCCGATCTGGATTATATCGCCAGAGAGAAACGTCGCAAGGGAGTCACCTGGCTTCTCCTATGGCAGGAATATAAGTCCGTCCATCCCGACGGCTATAACTACACTCAGTTCAAAGAGTACTGCAAGAAACACATCTCCCGTCTAAGTCCAACCATGCGTCAGATATACAACGCCGGTGAAATAATGTTCGTAGACTATTCCGGTCTGACAATGGATATAGTAGACCGCTATACAGGAGAAGTGAGCGAGGCACAGATATTTGTATCCGCTCTCGGAGCATCCGGAGCTGTGTTTGTGCATGCAACAGAAAGCCAGAAGAAAGAATCATTCATACTGTCACACAGTCTTGCGTTTGAATATTACGGCGCAGTCTCAAAGACCGTAGTACCGGACAATCTTAAATCAGCAATAACTAAACACACCAGAGATGTTCTTACGGTCAACAGCAGCTACTCAGACATGGCTAAGTATTACGGTTGTGCAGTCATCCCCGCCAGACCTGCAAAACCTCAGGACAAAGCAAAGGTGGAGCAGGCAGTTCAGGGGATACAGCGATGGATACTTGCAAAGCTCAGGAACAGATTGTTTAACACCGTGCAGGAACTGAACGAAGCGATAGTTCCGCTTACTGAAGCCTATAACAGTAAAGTCATAAGAGGCATAGGTAAGAGCCGTCTTGAGCTTCTGGAAGAGATAGACCGTCCTGAGATGTTGCCACTGCCAAAGGGCAGATATCAGTATCGTGAGTATCTTATAAGGCATGTCGGAGTTGATTATCATGTGGAGGTTTCCGGCAGCAGATACTCTGTTCCTTACAAGCTTATAAAGAATAAAGTTGATGTGTGGCATTCCGCCACCACCGTAGAGATATATCACAAAGGATACCCTGTAGCCATCCACCCTAAGTCAAAGAGAGGTTCCACTCTCACAGAGCACATGCCGCCGAATCATGTCATGTGGCAGGAAATGGAACCCTACACGTATACTCAACTGGGCAGGCTCTATAGGCTTCGATACTGCAAGGCTCATGAAGAATATCCTTGATTCCAGAAGTCATCCGGCAAACGCTTACAGGACATGTATAGCTATCCTCAGCAGAGCAAAAAGCCATGATAAAAGTGACTTCAACATGGCATGTAAGAAGGCTGTAGAGATAAGAGCTTATTCAGTAAAGAGCCTTGAATCCATACTTAGCAGTAAAATATATCTTGAGAAGGATGAGAAGAACACTGCTCCGCTCAGCAATCATAATAATGTGCGGGGGAGAGACTATTATAAAGAGGAGGACAAATGTCAAAGTTAGAAAACCTTATTGCAGAGCTGAAGCTCGCCGGACTGGAGGCAGCTCTTTCCAGACAGATGGAGAATCCACAGTACAGAGATCTGCCGTTTGAGGATCGTCTGCTTCAGCTTCTGCAGGCGGAATCAGCAGAGAGGCTGTCACGCAAGATAAAGAGGAACATGGCGCAGGCGAAGTTCAAAGACCTCAACGCAAGGGTCGAGGATATCGACTACACGATACCAAGGGGGCTTGATAAGTCAGCTATGCTTTCGCTCATCTCAGGTGAGTATCTGAATAAAAAGCAGAATATACTTATCACAGGCCCCACAGGAACAGGGAAGAGCTTTATTGCTCAGGCTCTCGCCAATATGGTTGTAAGGGACGGACTCACCGCTAGATACTACCGACTTCCCAGGCTTATGGATGAGATGAAGCTGGCAAGACTGGACGGTACTTATGTTAAGGGGCTTAATAAAATAGCCAAATATAATCTGCTCATCCTTGATGACTTCGGAATTAATCCGCTCACCACCGATGATGCCAACGACCTTCTTGAGGTGATTGAGGATCGTGCGGGTATCAGCAGTGTTATCGTCACCTCGCAACTGCCTGTAGATCGCTGGTATGACTATCTCAACAACGACACTGTGGCTGACGCCATTCTGGACAGACTGCTGCATAGCAGTCACAAGATCAAACTTAAAGGTGAAAGTATAAGGAAAATTCAGGCGGATAACGCTTGATTTATAGATGAACTGGTTCTTATAATCAGAAAAAGGTTACCTTGCGGCAAAAGTGTCCGACGACCGATACGCCGCTTTATGTCAACGTAGTTGTCGCTTATTTTTTTTCTTTATTTAAAATCACTTTTTCTGAAGCATCCCATTTTTTTAATTTTCTTCTTCCCCATCTTTCTGGGTATTTTATTTTCGCTGCTTCCATTGTTAGATTTCTAAGTTTAAAAATATTAGCTGCATCCCCATTTCTCATCTGACTAGGGGTTACATAACCAATAGAGGAGTGCAGGTGCTCATTATTGTACCACTCTACGAATGACGCCATCCATTCTCTTGCATGTAAAATACTGGCGAATTTTAATGGGTACTTGTCATTGTATTTGAGAGTTTTAAAAAAAGACTCTATGAAAGGATTATCATTGCTAGTTCTTGGTCTGCTAAAAGATATAGAGACATTCAGACCATTAAGAAATGCCAGTAGAGTAGCTCCTTTCATAGGACTCCCGTTATCACTGTGTAATGATAGAAACTCAATATTTTTCCGACCGCTGAGGGTTCTCTCAAACAGGTCACGGCTGTGGTACTCTCGTTCATCTTCATGAATTGCCCATCCGACTATGAATTTGTCGTAAATATCTATTATTACGTAAGCAAAATAGAATCTACCCCTCACTGTACTGGGAAGCCAGGTAATATCCCAGCACCATACAGTGTCTGAAGCAGTCGCTTGCTTTTCTGGAGGCCTCACAGACTTCTTTCTGGGTTTTAAATTGCTTCTGTGGTGCTGAAGATTATTTCCCCTTAAGACCCTATAAAAACTGCTTACTGAGGCTATATAAAGTCCCTCGTTTAAAAGCAGGGGAACTATCTCATGCGGGCTATAATCGCAGAAACGCTTAGAGGTACAAACTGTGATCACTTCTGCTCTGGTTTCTTCACTGAGCTTGCGTGGAATAATTTTGCGAGAACCTTTTCTTCTATCAGTAAGGTTAGTGCTCTTTTTCCAGCGCTGGAGTGTTCTCAAAGATATGCCGACTAAATCACAGACTGCAGCATAACATGCCCCACAATCATGAGCTTCCTCAATAAGCATAATTATTGCTCGCTTATGAGATTCGAGAATTAGTCGTCCTCGTCTTCCATGATAAGTGCGTCCAGTTTTTTTTTGAGAACTAAGAGAGCCGTTGTTTCCGCTAAGGCTTTATCTTTGCGATTCAGCTCTTTTTCCAATGCTTTGATCCGCTTCTTAAGGAGATTGACTTCACTATCTTTATTACCATTCTTTTTGTCTAGCATATCTCGTATTTCCTGATCCCACATTGTCAAATGTTCTGTATGAACACCTCGCTCTCTTAGATATCGGCCAATATCTTCATCTGAATACTTCGAAGACTCAAGAAGTACATGGTATTTCTCTTTTAAGCTATAATCTCGTGGACTCAGATCTCTTCGTTCAGCGGGAAACTTGCCTGAACGGTACTCATTAAGCCAATTACAAATGGTTTGCTTATTGACACCAGTCTCTCGGCTTACCTGACGAATACCCTCATTGCAAGGAGGAAGTACTCGTTTCAATATGCTTTGCTTAAATCCTTCGGAATATCGCATTTTACTCTCCATAAAACACGACATCTATACTGACACATAGTGACGCTGTCCGAATGTTTCCGATCCCACTGTCCGAATAAGCCGATACAGGCAGTCTGGCCTTAGAAATATGTTTCTTTAACACAAAATATAAAAGCAGCAGCAAGCATAAAGCCGATGAAATGCGGAATATACTTCGCCCACGCTGGTGAGAAATCTTCGATTATATTCCCACAAATCGGGCAAAGCGTAGCCACTGGCTGCCCATTATAAGTATCCAGCTTTGGAACCACAAAGCTGCTGCAAGCCTGACACTGCACTGTTGTTCTGTATGACATTTATACCTCCTACCTTCTAAATATATTGTATATTATACATAAATAAAATACAAGCAAAAACAACATATTCACGCAATAAAAGCAACTTCAGCCTGATTTCATATAATCATTGAATACGCCTCAGAAAAAGAACAGGAATCTTGACTGGTATTACTACGGAGTAATCTACATCTGTCACTTTGACAGATTGTATGCTTTTGTATGATCTGTCAGTTTGACAGATCGAAAGGCTTAATTAGTTATGAAAACAATAAAAAACGATGACGATTGAGATCAATAAACTGATTTTCTATCAATTAAATATCGGTATCAGATAAAAAGACTTCGATAGAACACTCATAATATTTCGCTAGCAGATACAGATGCTTGAGGTTAAAATGTTTACCGTTTTTAAGATTCTCTGCCTGATTCACGAACGCTGTAGAGCTATGCCCCAGAGCTTCAAAGGCTATCTCTTCAGTGGTTTTGCCACGTTCGAGCCTCATTCTTTTAACATTGTCAGAAACACGCTTTAAGAAATCCTGATATTCATCCATCAAGCAACCTCACATTGCCTGATTATCTTCTAGTTAATTTGTGATTACATTTTCCTATAGGTAAATATTTTCCTTGAGGTAAATCACAGATATTGGTATTTTGACTACAAATTATTATTTGGAGGATTGTATGAGAAGACTTTGGCTTACACTTTTCTTTTTATTTGCGGGGATTGCCCTCTATGGTTGTGGAGGAACTGGAGCACAGTTTAGCATGCTGAATGCTCTCGGTCCAAATCCATCAAAGGAAAGGCAGCTTGATAATTCCACTTTAAGAGAAAAACTCGCAAAGATAGGTAGTGTGAAGTATTTGTATGCTTCTTTTCCTGTTGAGTTTATAAACTTTGCAGATAATCAAACAGCCATAGAAGCTGATGGTCAATGGATTGGCTTTATTAATGCAGAGCTTTTTAAAATCTGTGACAGTGTCGCCGGCAAAAGTGTCGCTGATAAAGTTATCACTGATTCTTTTACAGGAATACAAACCATTCAAAAGATGGAGCCTGATACAAAATCGAAGAATTGGCAATGCTATGGCGGTAATTTAGATTTTGCCGTTGAGACAATTATTGCGAAAAGACCAAGGCGGCTTAACCAGGAGGATGTTCAGGAGTATAGGTATTTAATGGTTCTGAGCAGCGCAAAGTCAGGCAAACCTGTCTTATCAAATTTTCAGTACAATATGATGAATAAATTTGAGAACTCTGACAAACCGAAGACCCTTGAAGGGTTCCTGAATACCAAATTTGGTATTGTGGACGGTAAAGCCGTTACTCATGTAAGGCACCTTGATGATGGCTCAATGTATCAGAGATATAACTACGAGATTGAAAATGTTACTGATATAGACGAAGATCTTGGCGTAATATATGACCTGAATGCCTATTGCACGTATAAGGGCGGTAATCTAAAATCAGTCAAAGGTTATAATAAAAGCGATATTGAAGCTAGCCTATTCCCAAAAGATGCTGTATTTCAGTGCCTTTCACCATCAGAGCCCTTTTATGCAAAGATTAAGCACATTTATGGAACAAGCAGATACGAACTATTTGCAAAAGAGGGAATAATTGAAGATATACCCATCAAAAAAGAAACCAGAAATGAAGAAATACCAGCTGAGCAGGGTACAAATTCTCAAACTGATCTCAGTGCTTCATTAAGCGAAAAGCTTAAGCAGAAGTTTGCCTCTCAAATGAGCAACTCAAACCTTGGCGGATCCAGTCTGCTTCAGGTTGTTAGTAAATCTGTGCCTCATGCCGTGATGGATACACCAGAAAATAGTTTAAACGTATACTGGGTTACAGAAAATGGAGCGTGTGAGAATCTAGCAATTGTTGCTACTTCGAAAATGTCGAAAAATGTTGTATCAATTGAAAATTATCTGAGATGCAGCGGAAAAGTAAAGCAACTGCCAAACACGTCACTGCCTGTTGTGTTACCTGACAGTCTCAAGTCAAAGCAATCAGATTTTATACAGCAAATCAAAAACTCTGGCAGTATCGTATTCTACGATACCTTGTCAGGCATAACTGCACTTGGAAGAAAAGAACGGGACACATGTTCATCAACACTCTTTTATATTAAAAACAACTCATTGCTCCATGTCGTAAATGGCGGATGCTGAAATATTATAATTTTAAGTGCCCTCATAACGGGGGCACTTCGTTTCATCTCTTTTTCCAAAAAAACCACATTCCTAGATTACTAATACACATCAAAGATTTATAAGTACAAAATACTGCATTTCTAGCTATCGACCACATAAAATAAAAAAAATATTTCTGCCAAAAAAAATTACTCAAATTCCAAAATACCACATT
This window of the Denitrovibrio acetiphilus DSM 12809 genome carries:
- a CDS encoding transposase → MRYSEGFKQSILKRVLPPCNEGIRQVSRETGVNKQTICNWLNEYRSGKFPAERRDLSPRDYSLKEKYHVLLESSKYSDEDIGRYLRERGVHTEHLTMWDQEIRDMLDKKNGNKDSEVNLLKKRIKALEKELNRKDKALAETTALLVLKKKLDALIMEDEDD
- a CDS encoding helix-turn-helix domain-containing protein → MDEYQDFLKRVSDNVKRMRLERGKTTEEIAFEALGHSSTAFVNQAENLKNGKHFNLKHLYLLAKYYECSIEVFLSDTDI
- the istA gene encoding IS21 family transposase; this translates as MTRLTMSEIKEVIRLRYINQLSIRQISVSTGIPKSMVSDYVNRFRITGLKAEELSSVSEDELYSRLFPERSMPLKRTFPMPDLDYIAREKRRKGVTWLLLWQEYKSVHPDGYNYTQFKEYCKKHISRLSPTMRQIYNAGEIMFVDYSGLTMDIVDRYTGEVSEAQIFVSALGASGAVFVHATESQKKESFILSHSLAFEYYGAVSKTVVPDNLKSAITKHTRDVLTVNSSYSDMAKYYGCAVIPARPAKPQDKAKVEQAVQGIQRWILAKLRNRLFNTVQELNEAIVPLTEAYNSKVIRGIGKSRLELLEEIDRPEMLPLPKGRYQYREYLIRHVGVDYHVEVSGSRYSVPYKLIKNKVDVWHSATTVEIYHKGYPVAIHPKSKRGSTLTEHMPPNHVMWQEMEPYTYTQLGRLYRLRYCKAHEEYP
- the istB gene encoding IS21-like element helper ATPase IstB, producing the protein MSKLENLIAELKLAGLEAALSRQMENPQYRDLPFEDRLLQLLQAESAERLSRKIKRNMAQAKFKDLNARVEDIDYTIPRGLDKSAMLSLISGEYLNKKQNILITGPTGTGKSFIAQALANMVVRDGLTARYYRLPRLMDEMKLARLDGTYVKGLNKIAKYNLLILDDFGINPLTTDDANDLLEVIEDRAGISSVIVTSQLPVDRWYDYLNNDTVADAILDRLLHSSHKIKLKGESIRKIQADNA
- a CDS encoding IS3 family transposase, giving the protein MLESHKRAIIMLIEEAHDCGACYAAVCDLVGISLRTLQRWKKSTNLTDRRKGSRKIIPRKLSEETRAEVITVCTSKRFCDYSPHEIVPLLLNEGLYIASVSSFYRVLRGNNLQHHRSNLKPRKKSVRPPEKQATASDTVWCWDITWLPSTVRGRFYFAYVIIDIYDKFIVGWAIHEDEREYHSRDLFERTLSGRKNIEFLSLHSDNGSPMKGATLLAFLNGLNVSISFSRPRTSNDNPFIESFFKTLKYNDKYPLKFASILHAREWMASFVEWYNNEHLHSSIGYVTPSQMRNGDAANIFKLRNLTMEAAKIKYPERWGRRKLKKWDASEKVILNKEKK
- a CDS encoding helix-turn-helix transcriptional regulator, coding for MFDGRKHYQVDLTEYLNCSPQTIIRMACEIETVLGINFESGIEDRRKWYRINSSKKSSLGLDFEELRYLSLCRDLSSGILPETVLSRIDDTILRLSVSMADQSGASQLSFFSKGRIDYTPHIGNIGKLIMAAENRLVCIVQYVASMRTEPIEHRFLPGRIVSMSNALYVLGVGLSRDMAEIKHPTNFAIHRIKDIVLTDRQVDIEMPEYKPEVFGLPWHEPKTFKVRFKSGKSAEYMKERIWSEEQTLTDTDDGGVILELTTQSEPELQAWVRSFGEDAEIV